The Gossypium arboreum isolate Shixiya-1 chromosome 2, ASM2569848v2, whole genome shotgun sequence region TTTGCAAGTATAATACCACTTGAGTTACATCTTATAGGTTATATTTTCGTATCGCAACCAATCGAGACACTCTTAGATATTAGTAACATATAAACGGCTTGTTATAGAGGTTGCTTAATACATAATTTCTGAAGCATTAGAATCATTAAAAGTGCTTGAACTTTTTGAGTTTATTTAATGCTCTATCGAAAATAACAATCATTTCCAGGATGGAAGGCGAGTTCATGTGATCGAACGAGACTTGACCGAACCGGATCGGATCGTTGGAGAACTGTTGCAGCCAGGAGGGTACCTTAAACTAGTTGAATTAGGCCTTGAAGGTATATGCATATGGTTGAATCTGTTGCCCATGATTTCAAAATGCAACTTGTTAAGTTCATGTACTCTTGATTTACAGATTGCGTAGAGGACATTGATGCTCAGCGTGTGTTCGGGTACGCTCTCTTCAAAGACGGGAGAAACACGAAATTGTCATATCCCTTGGAGAAGTTTCAGGCAGATGTTTCAGGACGAAGCTTCCATAATGGCCGTTTAATACAAAGGATGAGAGAAAAAGCCGCTACTCTTCCGAAGTAAATCTTTTTTGGTTCTTCGGTTTAGTACTGCAGCATTGTCATATAAACTTAAAATTGATCTTCTTTAACCTTTGCTATGTATAAATTTTCAGTGTAAAGCTAGAGCAAGGGACAGTGACATCTTTGATTGAAGAAAAAGGGACAATTATAGGGGTGCAATACAAAACTAAAGATGGTGAAGAACTAAGAGCTTATGCTCCTCTTACGATTGTATGCGATGGTTGTTTTTCGAACCTTCGCAGGTCCCTTTGCAACCCTAAGGTGAAAGTTGTTGTCTTATAATTGTTCTATAAAGTAGAACAACCATGGCTAACATATCGTGTTCTTTGGAACTACAATTCAATATGCATATGCTTGTTTTGTTGGTGATGTTCTATAGGTGGATGTACCCTCTTGTTTTGTGGGTTTGGTCTTAGAGAACTGTGAACTCCCGTTTTCGAATCATGGCCACGTTATCCTAGCCGATCCTTCACCCATCTTGTTTTATCCGATTAGTAGTACAGAGGTTCGTTGCTTGGTCGATGTACCTGGGAAGAAAGTTCCTTCCATTGCTAATGGGGAAATGGCGAATCATTTGAAGACCGTGGTGGCACAGCAGGTATCTTGCATCGGTTGCCCACTGCAGTGCAGACATTGTTTTATCATGGTTTAATCGAAGAGAGTGTTCTGTTTCAGGTTCCACCCGAGCTTCGCGATGCCTTCATAGCTGCAGTCGACAAAGGTAATATCCGAACCATGCCAAATAGAAGCATGCCGGCTGATCCTCATCCGACTCCAGGTGCACTTCTTATGGGAGATGCTTTCAACATGCGCCATCCTTTAACCGGCGGTGGTATGACCGTAGCATTGTCCGATATTGTTGTACTTCGAGATCTTCTTAGGCCTTTGCATAACCTTCATGATGCAGCCTCCTTAACCAGCTATCTCGAATCATTCTACACGTTACGCAAGGTCAGTTGGCTTCACAATATACTTTCAATATTTTCTTGCGGTTCGCTCATAACACAACGTTTTTTCGCAGCCTGTCGCATCTACAATAAATACTCTGGCCGGTGCTCTTTACAAGGTGTTTTCCGCTTCACCTGACGAAGCAAGGAAGGAAATGCGCCAAGCCTGTTTCGACTATTTGAGCCTTGGAGGTGTTTTTTCAACAGGACCAGTGGCTTTACTCTCCGGTCTAAACCCTCGGCCGTTGAGTTTAGTACTTCATTTCTTTGCCGTCGCGATTTACGGAGTCGGTCGTCTGCTCCTACCTTTTCCTTCGTTCCAACGCATGTGGATTGGAGCTAGGTTAATTTCGGTACGAAATTTCAACCCTCTAAGCTCTTGAATGTTATTCGAATCCAAAATGAATGCATAAAATCTGTATAAGCATATTGGATGTCGACACCTTGTGCTGAACATTGTTCCCTGTATATTGCAGAGTGCATCTGGAATTATTTTCCCCATAATCAAGGCAGAGGGAGTGAGACAGATGTTCTTCCCAGCTACGGTTCCGGCGGTATATAGAGCTCCTCCTGTCGTCAACTGATGCAACCAAGATTAAAAGCTTGGAACCATTACCTCTTCGCTTTAGACCCCATGATCGATAAGTGTTATATTGCATGTATGATGAGGACATTGTACAACTGTAAGATACGTTTTGATACTATTCTTTCTATGAACAAAATTCTCCAAATGGAACCTCTGTTAAAAATTAAATTCTCCCTATCCCTTATATAATttatatcaaataaaaattaactTTGTAATAATATATAATGCTATAatgtaaatatattaaaaaattgagAAGTTTATGTATACAAATTGGGTAAATTACATATAATaccactaaattattagtaagatATAAAATAGTTACTGAATTAGTTTTTATTTAAGCCACCGAGTTGTTAAGATTGCTGTTATATGTCTTTCTCCATTTTCACTACCTATGCCAATCAAAAGTTCACTTTTCCCTTCTTTTCTACAGCTCAGTTTTTTTGTTTTTACATGAAATAACTTTGAATGTCACGGATCTATGAACTAAAATCCAAACAACTTTCCTCTTTAATCTTTGACACTAATCGTTAAACCAAGTTGTATTTAAAGTATGTTCTCATTGTCAATGGGCATTGATCTGTCATACTGATTGTCAAATTGTTGGTTAGAACTTGTTGtccaaactttttaaaaaaaaacttaacagtgtaatgacttaaataaaaactttcaaacaaTTCAATAACTATTTTGTAACATTTTAAAGTTGAAtgagtaaaaaatatttaaaaaaaacacttTTATACAAAAATACAAgttggacacttttttttttttttgcatatctAAAAAAGACacaaaaatgaaataaaacatataatatttGCCAAAGCATATAAAATATACGGTAAAAAGTCTCTCTAGTCtctttcaattttgaaattgagcaAATCAATATGataacaaatttaacttttaatgtttacacattttgccttaattctaaaaaatttaacaaatttaacctcAACATTTACACAAATATTGCaagataaatttgttaaattaggaccaaattgatataatgtataaattttgaaagctaaattgattattataataattaaaatcatATATAATTGATGGAAAACAATAACAAAATGATTAATTGTCTTTAATTCATCACTTTCGAAATTGACTGACattaaattactattatttgTTCTAGAGGGACTAATTTAATTAATGTCGAAATTGAGAAGGAATGAAGAAGTCTTCCTACcaaaatatatcaagaatcatcaTCACGGAATTAACGCAAAAAGTAGAggaccaaaaataaaaattatagtagggactaaatcgggatAAAACACATAATACAgactttttataaattttgacGTTTTAAATTTCCGTTCTTCACCCTTGTGAAAAGAACACTCATTTTCCGAGAAAATGCAAGAAAATGGTAACATCTGCTGAGAAAATAGGTTAAAGCTTTTCACCCTTTGCAAACAACATAAAAACAATGCGAAGATTCTCTTCCAAATCATTCTCTCTTATCCCCAAACACCGTTTTCTTTCACTTTCCTCCTATCCAAACACCCACCACTTCATTCCCAGCAACAACGACGGCGGCTTCTCGACCGGTTCCAAACCCGGGTTCGGTTTAGTTACCCTTAGAACCCCACAACCCGAATTTGGACCCGAAAACGACCGACGTGTCGACGACTTTGCTTCCGATGTCGAAAAGATTTACAGAATCCTCCGAAAATTCCACACTCGGGCCCCAAAGATGAACCTCGCTTTACAACAGTCCGGCGTCGTTTTTCGCCACGGTTTAACCGAACGCGTATTGAACCGGTGTGGCGACGCCGGTAATTTGGGTTACAAGTTCTTCACTTGGGCATCGAAACAACCTGGATATCACCCAAGCTATGAAATTTACAAAGCGATGATTAAGATTTTAGGCAAGATGAGACAATTTGGTGCCGTTTGGGCATTACTTGAAGAAATCAGAAATGAAAATCCCCATTTCATTACGGCTGAATTGTTTGTTGTTTTGATAAGAAGGTTTGCTTCTTCACGGATGGTTAAAAAAGCCATTGAAGTGTTCGATGAAATGCCTAAGTACGGTTGTCCACAAGACGAGGCCGTGCTTGGGGCATTGTTAGATGCTTTATGTAAAAATGGGGATGTAAAAGACGCAGCTTTAGTTTTTGAGGAAATGAAGGTGAGGTTTAAGccgaatttaaaaattttcacttC contains the following coding sequences:
- the LOC108469738 gene encoding squalene epoxidase 3-like; translation: MEMVFDNYIVGTFLVSLFAFLFLFILRHYNNNNNDNNTRKKRFEKGYSREFKIQTGTGKGECSPGNGSGDEVIIVGAGVAGAALAYTLGKDGRRVHVIERDLTEPDRIVGELLQPGGYLKLVELGLEDCVEDIDAQRVFGYALFKDGRNTKLSYPLEKFQADVSGRSFHNGRLIQRMREKAATLPNVKLEQGTVTSLIEEKGTIIGVQYKTKDGEELRAYAPLTIVCDGCFSNLRRSLCNPKVDVPSCFVGLVLENCELPFSNHGHVILADPSPILFYPISSTEVRCLVDVPGKKVPSIANGEMANHLKTVVAQQVPPELRDAFIAAVDKGNIRTMPNRSMPADPHPTPGALLMGDAFNMRHPLTGGGMTVALSDIVVLRDLLRPLHNLHDAASLTSYLESFYTLRKPVASTINTLAGALYKVFSASPDEARKEMRQACFDYLSLGGVFSTGPVALLSGLNPRPLSLVLHFFAVAIYGVGRLLLPFPSFQRMWIGARLISSASGIIFPIIKAEGVRQMFFPATVPAVYRAPPVVN